One window of the Deltaproteobacteria bacterium genome contains the following:
- the ispG gene encoding (E)-4-hydroxy-3-methylbut-2-enyl-diphosphate synthase, with the protein MERKPTRAVRIGKVQVGGGAPIVVQSMCATKTVDIDATVAQVHQLEKAGAGVVRIAVDNPKEAAALKEIRAQTTATLSVDLQENYKVAELVAPYVDKIRYNPGHLHHIEKSKTIPQKVAWIVNIARAHDVALRIGVNCGSVAPAFLEKYPGDQMEALIQSTLYHCQLMEDLGYDRFVVSMKDSDPDKVIEANARFAKARPDVPIHLGVTEAGLPPDGIIKSRLAFEKLLADGIGDTLRVSLTLSNDKKHEEVTAGFQIIEDVQAGRFVSVPNFGKGMNIISCPSCSRVENEKFVELAQQVKEMTTYAKDHKITIAVMGCRVNGPGETDDADLGLWCGPTTVNLKKKSVKVGNFGYDVVLGRLRKELDALIAERTV; encoded by the coding sequence ATGGAAAGAAAGCCCACGCGGGCGGTGCGGATCGGCAAAGTGCAGGTTGGCGGTGGCGCGCCGATTGTCGTGCAGAGCATGTGCGCGACGAAAACGGTCGATATCGATGCGACCGTGGCTCAGGTGCATCAGCTAGAAAAAGCCGGAGCCGGTGTCGTGCGCATCGCCGTGGACAACCCGAAAGAGGCCGCCGCGCTCAAAGAGATTCGTGCGCAAACGACCGCGACGCTTTCGGTCGATTTACAAGAGAATTACAAGGTGGCGGAGTTGGTGGCTCCCTACGTCGATAAGATTCGCTACAATCCCGGACACCTCCATCATATCGAGAAGAGTAAGACGATCCCGCAAAAGGTGGCCTGGATCGTCAACATTGCGCGTGCACATGACGTCGCCCTGCGCATCGGTGTGAATTGCGGCTCGGTGGCCCCAGCGTTTTTGGAAAAGTATCCCGGCGATCAAATGGAAGCCCTCATCCAATCGACGCTCTATCACTGTCAGTTGATGGAAGACTTGGGCTACGACCGTTTCGTGGTGTCGATGAAAGACTCCGATCCCGATAAAGTGATCGAAGCGAACGCCCGTTTCGCCAAGGCGCGTCCGGATGTGCCGATTCATTTAGGGGTGACGGAAGCCGGGCTTCCGCCTGACGGCATCATCAAGAGTCGCCTCGCGTTCGAGAAACTGTTGGCCGATGGGATTGGCGACACTTTGCGTGTGTCGCTGACGCTGTCCAATGACAAGAAGCACGAAGAAGTGACGGCGGGCTTTCAGATTATCGAAGATGTCCAAGCCGGACGTTTCGTCTCCGTGCCGAACTTCGGCAAGGGCATGAACATCATTTCCTGCCCGAGCTGTTCACGGGTGGAAAACGAAAAATTCGTTGAATTGGCTCAGCAAGTGAAAGAGATGACGACCTATGCCAAAGACCACAAAATCACGATTGCCGTCATGGGCTGCCGTGTGAACGGTCCGGGCGAGACCGATGACGCCGACCTGGGCCTGTGGTGCGGACCGACTACCGTCAACCTCAAAAAGAAGAGTGTGAAGGTCGGAAATTTCGGCTACGATGTCGTGCTCGGTCGGTTACGGAAAGAGCTGGATGCGCTGATAGCTGAACGGACAGTGTAA